A single genomic interval of Armigeres subalbatus isolate Guangzhou_Male chromosome 1, GZ_Asu_2, whole genome shotgun sequence harbors:
- the LOC134208732 gene encoding uncharacterized protein LOC134208732: MCLEGGCGACVVYVERQDPLSGDKESISVNSCLLLVFACHGVEITTIEGIGSRKVGYHPLQRQLAQYNGSQCGMCSPGMVMTMYGLMKSKKGKVSAQQVEDSFGGNLCRCTGYRPILDAFRSFATSSEEVCADIEDFVKICPKKGTVCNKDCGNRDDNKQRIEIIFEDGREWHKVYSLQEVLNILKIIEDRPYMLVCGNTSDGVYRRNENIQVFIDCNSVAELHAVSISDTISVGANITLTKFLKVLEDAATANPNFSYCKEMIEHIKLVAHPSVRNVGSIAGNISLKNQHHEFPSDISLLLEAVGAQLTTVNTNNQTSEESVSDFIMSKVQKKVIQSVGLPSMDPNEYVFKTFKIMSRAQNSFAYMNAAFLLQFDAAKSIIKKARICYGNISASFVRAEQTERFLIGKTLFDNTSLQAAIESLKAELQPDWILPESSAEYRKSMAIALFYKFVLSIAPLDKIKPQYRTGASVLNRPMSYGKHDVNTNDKYWPLTKEIPKVEALAQCSGEAEYINDIHPFPNELFAAFVVATEPLSKVAKIDPTEALKLKGVAGCFTAQDIPGKNSYTPKEFGFHEVEEVLCSGKVLYYGQPVAIVVAESFNLANRAATLVQVTYVKLLEQGVKLRLKTSEGSPSDETFEMVGSKYNSVAVEESRKIVGRMELLGQSHFPLEHQTCICVPQENGMDVFPSTQWMGITQLTIAQMLNLHQSQINIFVKRVGGAFGSKVSRQGLTACGAALAAHLTNRPVRFCLTLEKNMELIGKRYGCISNYDVHVDDHGRGSVVVTHGGIEMGQGINTKVTQVIAFTLGIPMDMTYCRISYGVYAARR, translated from the exons ATGTGCCTGGAGGGTGGCTGTGGAGCCTGCGTTGTGTATGTGGAACGACAGGATCCCTTGAGCGGAGATAAGGAATCTATTTCGGTCAATTCCTGCCTACTGCTGGTGTTCGCCTGTCATGGTGTGGAAATTACAACGATCGAAGGCATTGGAAGCAGGAAAGTTGGGTATCACCCACTGCAGAGGCAGCTGGCTCAGTACAATGGGTCACAATGTGGAATGTGTTCTCCGGGGATGGTGATGACGATGTATGGTTTGATGAAATCGAAAAAAGGGAAAGTGAGTGCACAGCAAGTGGAGGATTCATTCGGCGGGAATTTGTGTCGATGTACCGGATATAGGCCGATTTTGGATGCGTTCAGATCTTTTGCAACTAGTTCAGAGGAAGTTTGTGCAGATATTGAAGATTTCGTGAAGATATGCCCGAAAAAGGGAACCGTATGCAACAAGGATTGTGGAAACCGCGATGATAATAAGCAACGTATCGAAATTATATTCGAAGATGGTAGAGAATGGCATAAAGTATACTCCTTGCAAGAAGTGCtgaatattcttaaaataattgAAGACCGACCTTATATGCTTGTGTGTGGCAACACGTCCGATGGAGTATACAGAAGAAACGAAAATATTCAAGTGTTCATAGACTGCAATTCAGTGGCAGAGCTCCATGCAGTTTCAATATCAGATACTATATCAGTGGGGGCCAACATCACTTTAACGAAATTCcttaaagtattagaagatgcTGCCACTGCCAATCCCAATTTTAGCTATTGCAAGGAAATGATTGAACATATAAAATTGGTAGCGCATCCCTCGGTACGAAATGTTGGGAGCATAGCTGGTAACATAAGTTTGAAGAACCAACATCATGAATTCCCATCCGATATCAGCCTCCTTCtggaagcagttggtgcacagCTAACTACAGTCAATACGAACAACCAAACATCTGAGGAAAGCGTATCAGAttttattatgtcaaaagtcCAGAAGAAAGTCATTCAGTCTGTTGGTCTACCATCTATGGACCCCAACGAGTACGTGTtcaaaacattcaaaataatGTCACGTGCGCAGAATTCTTTCGCCTACATGAACGCCGCATTTTTGTTACAGTTCGACGCTGCAAAATCAATTATCAAAAAGGCACGAATTTGTTATGGTAACATAAGCGCTTCATTCGTTCGTGCCGAACAAACCGAACGCTTCCTGATAGGTAAAACATTATTCGACAACACCTCTCTTCAAGCCGCTATTGAATCTCTGAAAGCTGAGCTGCAACCGGACTGGATACTTCCTGAATCATCTGCCGAGTACAGAAAGAGCATGGCTATTGCCTTGTTTTACAAATTTGTGCTTAGTATTGCTCCTCTCGACAAGATTAAACCCCAATACAGAACAGGTGCCTCTGTTCTGAATCGACCGATGTCATACGGAAAGCATGATGTTAATACGAACGACAAGTATTGGCCACttaccaaggaaattccaaaagtcGAAGCTCTGGCCCAGTGCTCAGGAGAAGCTGAGTACATTAACGATATCCATCCCTTTCCGAATGAACTGTTTGCGGCATTTGTAGTAGCTACCGAACCCCTTTCGAAGGTAGCAAAAATTGATCCAACTGAGGCACTTAAATTGAAAGGAGTTGCCGGTTGCTTCACTGCTCAAGACATTCCTGGAAAGAATTCTTACACCCCTAAGGAATTTGGTTTTCATGAGGTTGAAGAAGTACTCTGCAGTGGGAAAGTGCTGTATTACGGACAGCCTGTAGCAATTGTGGTTGCTGAATCTTTCAATCTTGCCAATAGAGCTGCCACGCTGGTTCAAGTGACGTATGTGAAATTACTGGAACAAGGCGTTAAACTTAGATTAAAAACGAGTGAGGGTTCACCGAGTGACGAAACGTTTGAAATGGTTGGTTCAAAATACAATTCTGTTGCCGTAGAAGAATCCCGAAAAATCGTAGGACGGATGGAGTTGTTAGGACAATCGCACTTTCCATTGGAACACCAAACATGCATCTGCGTACCACAAGAAAACGgaatggatgtttttccttcaacACAATGGATGGGTATTACTCAACTTACAATAGCTCAAATGCTTAATCTTCACCAGAgtcaaataaacatttttgtaaAACGAGTGGGTGGTGCATTTGGAAGTAAGGTTAGTCGACAGGGATTAACGGCTTGTGGGGCAGCATTGGCTGCCCATCTGACCAATCGCCCAGTTCGATTTTGTTTaacgttggaaaaaaatatggagcTAATTGGAAAACGCTACGGCTGCATCAGTAACTACGATGTCCATGTCGACGACCATggaaga GGCTCGGTGGTGGTGACTCACGGAGGAATCGAAATGGGGCAGGGTATCAACACCAAGGTAACCCAAGTCATCGCCTTCACTTTGGGAATTCCCATGGATATG ACGTACTGCCGTATTTCATATGGAGTCTATGCAGCGCGGAGGTAG